From Candidatus Wallbacteria bacterium, a single genomic window includes:
- a CDS encoding ABC transporter substrate-binding protein → MLFFRWVYNGDIVISRSSYSLIIFFLLLMFLNGCGPSGTPAGNLPASQASDNAPAYGDTLVIGTVSEPLTLNPLLATDVPTSRVMDRIFDGLLAQDSTFRLTGALAETWEVSAEGREIIFHLRHGICWHDGHPFDAGDVRFTYEQLVSPKEYSPKAGDFERILTLEVCDSFTVRVVYSEPNVRNLRCWLVNIVPQHVFSGNRQISDFNRQPVGTGPFIFSSWIPGEQIVLRRNRDYYAGSPFLDNIVFKIIPDSATNFVMLRRGDLDLLELSPDQFFQHGSDESVEKQFLLQRSASSGQTFLGYNLSNAPLNDSRLRQALTMAIDRERIIGEVLHGYGRLLSGPFNPGNWACDPSIEPIPYSPAGAMKLLKEAGFSDTDKDGKLEYQSRQFVLRILNKDGSEERRLAAELIGENLAAVGIESCREYVTWPDFMSKLRSGDFDSFMLSRTYPEDPDISRFWHSSKIPSRDGTGYNYSGLQNQELDELLDRGQKVQEESDRKTICYEIHRLFHREQFCTFLFAPEIIFAIDRRIHGIDFTGPAFFFRDPERWFVPSQMQKYKSAD, encoded by the coding sequence ATGCTTTTTTTCAGATGGGTGTATAACGGTGATATCGTTATTTCACGCTCAAGTTATTCTCTGATCATCTTTTTCCTGTTGCTGATGTTCCTAAATGGGTGCGGCCCTTCAGGAACACCTGCCGGTAATTTACCCGCCAGCCAGGCGTCTGACAATGCCCCAGCTTATGGGGATACTCTTGTGATAGGCACAGTTTCCGAACCGCTGACTCTCAACCCGCTTCTGGCAACTGATGTTCCCACTTCCAGGGTGATGGATCGCATCTTCGACGGCTTACTTGCTCAGGACAGTACTTTCAGATTGACAGGGGCACTGGCTGAAACCTGGGAGGTTTCAGCCGAGGGACGGGAGATAATTTTCCATCTGCGCCACGGTATATGCTGGCACGACGGTCATCCTTTCGACGCCGGAGATGTCAGATTTACATACGAGCAGCTCGTATCCCCGAAAGAATACTCCCCTAAGGCAGGAGATTTTGAGAGGATTCTGACCCTGGAAGTCTGCGACAGTTTTACCGTCAGAGTGGTTTACAGTGAGCCAAACGTGCGTAACCTGCGCTGCTGGCTGGTGAACATTGTTCCACAGCATGTTTTTTCCGGAAACAGACAAATTTCGGATTTCAACAGGCAGCCGGTCGGAACAGGCCCTTTTATCTTTTCTTCCTGGATCCCCGGGGAACAGATCGTGCTGCGCAGAAACCGGGATTATTATGCCGGATCCCCCTTTCTCGACAATATCGTATTTAAAATAATTCCTGACTCAGCCACGAATTTTGTGATGCTCAGGCGCGGCGATCTTGACCTGCTCGAACTGTCTCCTGACCAGTTTTTTCAACATGGAAGTGATGAAAGCGTAGAAAAGCAGTTCCTGCTGCAGAGGTCAGCTTCCAGCGGGCAGACATTTCTTGGTTACAACCTGAGTAATGCGCCACTGAATGACAGCAGATTACGGCAAGCCCTGACTATGGCCATTGACAGGGAGCGGATCATCGGTGAAGTGCTGCACGGATATGGCAGGCTTCTGTCCGGTCCTTTCAACCCTGGAAACTGGGCCTGTGATCCATCGATCGAGCCGATTCCATATTCTCCGGCCGGTGCGATGAAACTCTTGAAGGAAGCGGGTTTTTCAGACACAGACAAGGACGGAAAATTGGAGTATCAGAGCCGGCAATTTGTGCTTCGGATTTTGAACAAGGACGGCAGCGAAGAACGCAGGCTGGCCGCTGAACTGATCGGCGAAAACTTAGCAGCCGTAGGCATTGAATCCTGCAGAGAATATGTAACCTGGCCGGATTTCATGTCTAAACTCAGAAGCGGTGATTTCGATTCCTTCATGTTATCCAGAACTTACCCGGAAGATCCGGACATCAGCCGTTTCTGGCACTCTTCAAAGATCCCTTCCAGAGACGGAACAGGCTACAATTATTCGGGACTTCAAAACCAGGAACTTGATGAATTGCTCGATCGAGGGCAGAAGGTGCAGGAAGAATCTGACAGAAAAACAATTTGCTATGAAATACATCGTTTGTTTCACAGGGAGCAGTTCTGCACATTCCTTTTTGCTCCTGAAATCATTTTTGCGATTGACAGAAGAATCCATGGAATCGATTTCACGGGTCCTGCCTTTTTTTTCCGCGATCCTGAAAGATGGTTTGTTCCAAGTCAGATGCAGAAATACAAGAGTGCGGATTGA